A region of Arabidopsis thaliana chromosome 5, partial sequence DNA encodes the following proteins:
- a CDS encoding Duplicated homeodomain-like superfamily protein (Duplicated homeodomain-like superfamily protein; FUNCTIONS IN: sequence-specific DNA binding transcription factor activity; INVOLVED IN: regulation of transcription; LOCATED IN: chloroplast; EXPRESSED IN: 22 plant structures; EXPRESSED DURING: 13 growth stages; CONTAINS InterPro DOMAIN/s: SANT, DNA-binding (InterPro:IPR001005), MYB-like (InterPro:IPR017877); BEST Arabidopsis thaliana protein match is: Duplicated homeodomain-like superfamily protein (TAIR:AT1G76890.2); Has 7371 Blast hits to 5463 proteins in 307 species: Archae - 4; Bacteria - 202; Metazoa - 744; Fungi - 303; Plants - 759; Viruses - 16; Other Eukaryotes - 5343 (source: NCBI BLink).) — MFDGGVPEQIHRFIASPPPPPPLPPHQPAAERSLPFPVSFSSFNTNHQPQHMLSLDSRKIIHHHHHHHHHDIKDGGATTGEWIGQTDHDDSDNHHQHHHHHPWCSDEVLALLRFRSTVENWFPEFTWEHTSRKLAEVGFKRSPQECKEKFEEEERRYFNSNNNNNNNTNDHQHIGNYNNKGNNYRIFSEVEEFYHHGHDNEHVSSEVGDNQNKRTNLVEGKGNVGETVQDLMAEDKLRDQDQGQVEEASMENQRNSIEVGKVGNVEDDAKSSSSSSLMMIMKEKKRKKRKKEKERFGVLKGFCEGLVRNMIAQQEEMHKKLLEDMVKKEEEKIAREEAWKKQEIERVNKEVEIRAQEQAMASDRNTNIIKFISKFTDHDLDVVQNPTSPSQDSSSLALRKTQGRRKFQTSSSLLPQTLTPHNLLTIDKSLEPFSTKTLKPKNQNPKPPKSDDKSDLGKRWPKDEVLALINIRRSISNMNDDDHKDENSLSTSSKAVPLWERISKKMLEIGYKRSAKRCKEKWENINKYFRKTKDVNKKRPLDSRTCPYFHQLTALYSQPPTGTTATTATTATSARDLDTRPEENRVGSQDPDISVPMHVDGDGAGDKSNVQFSGFDLEF, encoded by the exons atgtttgatgGTGGAGTACCTGAGCAGATCCACCGTTTCATAGCTTCTCCACCGCCACCGCCTCCGCTTCCGCCGCATCAACCGGCGGCGGAAAGATCACTACCTTTTCCTGTCTCATTCTCTTCCTTTAACACCAATCATCAACCTCAGCATATGTTGAGCTTGGATAGCCGTAAGATcattcaccatcatcatcatcatcatcaccatgaCATCAAAGATGGTGGTGCTACTACTGGTGAGTGGATAGGTCAGACGGATCATGATGATAGCgataatcatcatcaacatcatcatcatcatccatggTGTAGTGATGAAGTTCTTGCTCTTCTTAGGTTCAGATCTACAGTGGAGAATTGGTTCCCTGAATTCACTTGGGAGCATACTTCAAG AAAGTTGGCAGAAGTTGGTTTTAAGAGGAGTCCACAAGAATGCAAAgagaaatttgaagaagaagagagaagatatttcaatagcaacaacaacaacaacaacaacactaatGATCATCAACACATCGGCAATTATAACAACAAGGGAAATAATTATAGGATATTTAGTGAGGTTGAAGAGTTTTATCATCATGGTCATGACAATGAACATGTTTCATCAGAAGTTGGGgataaccaaaacaagagGACCAATTTAGTAGAAGGAAAAGGAAACGTGGGAGAAACGGTACAAGACTTAATGGCGGAGGACAAATTAAGAGATCAGGATCAGGGTCAAGTAGAAGAAGCATCAATGGAGAATCAAAGAAACTCTATTGAGGTTGGAAAAGTTGGAAACGTAGAAGATGATGccaagtcatcatcatcatcaagcttgatgatgatcatgaaggagaagaagaggaagaagaggaagaaagagaaagagaggtttGGTGTGTTAAAAGGGTTTTGTGAGGGTCTAGTGAGGAACATGATAGCTCAACAAGAGGAGATGCATAAGAAACTCCTGGAAGATAtggtgaagaaggaagaagagaagatagcGAGAGAGGAAGCTTggaagaagcaagagattgagagagttAACAAAGAGGTAGAGATTAGAGCACAAGAACAAGCCATGGCTAGTGATAGAAACACCAACATCATCAAGTTCATATCCAAGTTTACAGACCATGATCTTGATGTTGTCCAAAACCCAACAAGCCCTTCTCAAGACTCATCTTCTTTAGCTCTACGAAAAACCCAAGGCAGaagaaagtttcaaacttcatcatcactattaCCTCAAACCCTAACTCCACATAACCTTTTAACCATTGACAAATCACTTGAACCTTTTTctactaaaaccctaaaacccaaaaaccaaaacccaaaacctcCAAAAAGCGATGATAAAAGTGATCTTGGCAAGAGATGGCCAAAGGATGAAGTGTTGGCTCTGATCAACATTAGAAGAAGTATCAGTAacatgaatgatgatgatcataaaGATGAGAACTCATTATCAACATCTTCAAAAGCTGTTCCATTATGGGAAAGAATATCCAAGAAAATGTTGGAGATTGGGTACAAGAGAAGTGCCAAAAGATGCAAAGAGAAATGGGAAAACATCAACAAGTATTTTAGGAAGACAAAAGATGTTAACAAGAAGAGACCACTTGACTCAAGGACTTGTCCTTATTTTCACCAACTCACAGCTTTATACAGCCAACCACCAACAGGGaccaccgccaccaccgccaccacgGCCACGTCAGCCAGAGATCTAGACACCCGACCCGAGGAAAACCGGGTTGGATCCCAAGATCCTGATATTTCTGTACCCATGCATGTAGATGGAGATGGTGCTGGCGATAAAAGCAATGTTCAGTTTTCAGGTTTCGATCTTGAGTTCTAA
- a CDS encoding NAD(P)-binding Rossmann-fold superfamily protein (NAD(P)-binding Rossmann-fold superfamily protein; FUNCTIONS IN: oxidoreductase activity, binding, oxidoreductase activity, acting on the CH-OH group of donors, NAD or NADP as acceptor, catalytic activity, cofactor binding; INVOLVED IN: metabolic process; LOCATED IN: cellular_component unknown; CONTAINS InterPro DOMAIN/s: D-isomer specific 2-hydroxyacid dehydrogenase, NAD-binding (InterPro:IPR006140), NAD(P)-binding domain (InterPro:IPR016040); BEST Arabidopsis thaliana protein match is: D-isomer specific 2-hydroxyacid dehydrogenase family protein (TAIR:AT2G45630.2); Has 3325 Blast hits to 3321 proteins in 1019 species: Archae - 92; Bacteria - 2407; Metazoa - 35; Fungi - 115; Plants - 159; Viruses - 0; Other Eukaryotes - 517 (source: NCBI BLink).): protein MEEKINGEKNRIKRVYRETRKEQRFERQMQQNRGQTGVDNQDLKSNIVVVEVSPSPTLAQASLKMSQILPSVYLSTFSVASLLPVVLVLLDYFVNQSASTSGYDDPDLNQYQSKKRIGIVGLGSIGSKVATRLKAFGCQISYSSRNRKPYAVPYHYYMDIEEMHGVIVNVALGAIIDEEEMSNVPKELFELDNVVFSPHCAFMTLEGLEELGKVVVGNIEAFFSNKPLLTPVL, encoded by the exons ATGGAAGAGAAAAttaatggagaaaaaaacagaataaaacGAGTCTATCGAGAGACAAGGAAGGAACAGAGGTTCGAGAGACAGATGCAACAGAATAGGGGACAGACGGGCGTTGATAACCAAGACCTCAAAAGCAACAT TGTCGTCGTTGAGGTATCTCCGTCGCCAACGTTGGCTCAAGCTTCTCTGAAGATGTCGCAAATACTGCCATCGGTTTACTTATCGACGTTTTCCGTCGCATCTCTGCTACCAGTCG TTCTTGTATTGTTGGACTACTTTGTGAATCAGTCAGCGTCTACTTCAGGATATGACGATCCTGATTTGAATCAGTATCAGAGCAA AAAGCGAATCGGAATCGTGGGACTAGGAAGCATTGGCTCGAAGGTAGCTACGAGGCTCAAGGCCTTTGGTTGCCAAATTTCATATAGctcaagaaacagaaaaccaTATGCTGTTCCATATCATTATTACATGGATATAGAGGAGATG CATGGAGTGATCGTTAACGTGGCTCTTGGGGCTATAATCGATGAGGAAGAGATG TCTAATGTTCCTAAGGAGCTTTTTGAATTGGATAATGTTGTTTTCTCTCCACATTGTGCTTTTATGACATTGGAAGGTCTTGAAGAACTTGGGAAAGTTGTAGTAGGGAATATTGAAGCTTTCTTCTCCAATAAACCTCTTTTAACTCCTGTTCTTTGA
- a CDS encoding embryo defective protein (unknown protein; BEST Arabidopsis thaliana protein match is: unknown protein (TAIR:AT5G28400.1); Has 1861 Blast hits to 1522 proteins in 246 species: Archae - 19; Bacteria - 134; Metazoa - 673; Fungi - 145; Plants - 123; Viruses - 8; Other Eukaryotes - 759 (source: NCBI BLink).) translates to MAETKAKRLLKVEIRFSFLVPIRFTNKSDDSEGLKDRVAHDSNLLNELEDWKVEVNEDEILSRRRRSGLGDLELVMFSQLVKIYLNYHEQREALFSGKAASVPPVKYEEQGIVVDEDEVLSRRRSGLDDLESVSSKLVYAKKLAEQMENGEYVTHKDTSLLKFVSSSSSSSEEEFRFVSSIQNAILRLDLIPKLPAIGRASNEVECTELEKEMMRRKMKAWEERDMSEKGTVEVLHKEGLEKPLMSFEKPKFDRNELMSSISKVKGSEKKLELVNSSHVELDFDDKIHEIKVMARRAREIEAGIELNEKEKRDVNKETGDSDEDISIQSQKSLPHDGLTHSEGDDDKDERLGTSTDSENTELSAFAVPMLNGAMVDSGFPNHEMAASDKKKVSNVVPLVPTDGVIQASDVTKDQLSMMKNSTGRKSRVIRSVKEAKEFLSRRSGEKELTQELSQMAQDSDEIFPKQSDEERGVARKHKLVDKNKILETGTAVKGSSSNKREELKSAKSSSGGTEHIEKEEPSGKENWIEKTTMNLSLETQEPGTIADIAELYRSEYNDELEWMKDEKLRDIVFCVRDNELADGVSVYDPLEKIIPRWKGPSLDKNPEFLNNYHEQREALFSGKAASVSPVKYEEQSSHQELSESASSENTLTPSSEITSSQPKIVVEGSDGSVRPGKKSGKEYWQHTKKWSRGFLELYNAETDPEVKAVMRDMGKDLDRWITEDEIKDAADIMEKLPERNKKFMEKKLNKLKREMELFVRAGTYARDADCLFLTEKSLLMLSVLFKVYGAMVDSGFPEHEIAASDKEKVSNLVPLVPTHGIIQSSEAEYCGICSNPIFTVYLDSVGNVAKVEVDEDEVLSRRSGLDDLELVSSRLQKVLEDQISGSDKLVQLQAKFKNALEEAVLAENGVENNCRDAEISCPDSSAP, encoded by the exons ATGGCGGAGACGAAGGCCAAGAGACTACTTAAAGTGGAAATCAGATTCAGCTTTCTCGTCCCAATTCGATTCACTAACAAGAG TGATGATTCCGAGGGATTGAAAGATAGGGTTGCTCACGATTCGAATTTGCTGAATGAGCTCGAAGATTGG AAAGTAGAGGTTAATGAAGACGAGATCttgagtagaagaagaagatcaggTCTTGGGGATTTGGAATTAGTAA TGTTTTCTCAGCTTGTCAAAATATATCTCAACTATCATGAACAGCGTGAAGCATTGTTTTCTGGAAAAGCTGCATCTGTACCTCCTGTGAAATATGAAGAACAGGGTATTGTG GTTGATGAAGACGAGGTCTTgagtagaagaagatcagGTCTTGATGATTTGGAATCAGTGAGTTCTAAGCTTGTATATGCGAAGAAATTAGCTGAACAAATGGAGAATGGGGAATATGTGACCCATAAGGATACTTCTCTTCTCAAgttcgtttcttcttcttcttcttcttcagaggaAGAGTTTCGTTTCGTTAGCTCAATCCAAAACGCAATTCTTCGTCTTGACTTAATTCCAAAGTTGCCGGCGATTGGAAGAgct AGTAATGAGGTTGAGTGTACAGAgttggagaaggagatgatgaggAGAAAGATGAAAGCTTGGGAGGAAAGGGATATGTCGGAGAAAGGTACCGTGGAAGTTTTGCACAAGGAGGGCTTGGAAAAGCCATTGATGTCATTTGAGAAGCCTAAGTTTGATCGGAATGAACTTATGAGTAGCATATCTAAAGTTAAGGGTTCAGAGAAGAAACTGGAACTCGTGAATTCTTCTCATGTTGAGCTGGACTTTGATGATAAGATCCATGAAATCAAAGTAATGGCTAGGCGAGCACGGGAGATAGAAGCTGGCATAGAACTTAATGAAAAGGAGAAGCGCGATGTGAACAAAGAAACAGGCGACAGTGATGAAGATATAAGCATTCAGTCACAGAAGAGTCTTCCACATGACGGTTTGACACACAgtgaaggtgatgatgataaagatgAACGCTTGGGAACTTCGACTGACAGTGAGAACACTGAACTTTCTGCTTTTGCTGTTCCGATGTTGAATGGGGCTATGGTAGATTCAGGTTTTCCGAATCATGAAATGGCAGcatctgacaaaaaaaaggtgagTAATGTGGTACCACTAGTTCCTACAGACGGAGTCATCCAAGCTTCTGATGTCACTAAGGATCAGTTAAGTATGATGAAGAATAGCACTGGTCGAAAGTCACGGGTCATACGGTCTGTAAAAGAGGCTAAAGAGTTCCTTTCAAGAAGAAGTGGTGAGAAAGAGCTTACTCAGGAACTTTCTCAGATGGCCCAAGACAGTGATGAAATCTTCCCAAAACAGAGCGACGAAGAGCGTGGTGTAGCTAGAAAACACAAAttggttgacaaaaataaaatccttg AAACTGGGACTGCAGTTAAGGGATCGAGttcaaataaaagagaagagctCAAATCAGCCAAAAGCTCTTCTGGTGGTACTGAACATATAGAGAAGGAAGAACCATCAGGAAAGGAGAATTGGATAGAGAAAACTACCATGAATTTGAGCCT agaaactcaGGAGCCTGGTACGATTGCTGATATTGCAGAACTTTACCGTAGTGAATATAATGATGAGCTTGAGTGGATGAAGGACGAAAAGCTAAGAGACATTGTCTTCTGTGTTCGAGATAATGAGCTGGCTG ATGGCGTCAGTGTGTATGATCCACTAGAAAAGATCATACCGAGATGGAAAGGGCCTTCGCTTGATAAGAACCCCGAGTTTCTCAATAACTATCATGAACAGCGTGAAGCACTGTTTTCTGGAAAAGCTGCATCTGTATCTCCTGTGAAATATGAAGAACAGAGCTCTCATCAGGAATTATCAGAGTCTGCTTCCTCTGAGAACACTCTCACCCCTTCATCAGAAATTACCTCAAGCCAGCCAAAGATTGTTGTAGAAGGAAGTGATGGATCTGTTAGACCTGGTAAAAAATCAGGAAAGGAGTACTGGCAGCACACGAAGAAGTGGTCACGTGGGTTCCTTGAGTTGTACAATGCAGAGACTGATCCAGAAGTGAAAGCTGTTATGAGAGACATGGGAAAAGACTTAGACCGATGGATTACAGAAGACGAAATCAAAGACGCAGCTGATATAATGGAAAAGCTGCCAGAGAGGAACAAGAAGTTCATGGAAAAGAAACTCAACAAACtcaagagagagatggagtTGTTTG TTCGAGCAGGCACTTATGCAAGAGATGCTGACTGTTTGTTTTTAACCGAAAAGAGCTTATTG ATGTTATCAGTGCTGTTTAAAGTGTATGGGGCTATGGTAGATTCTGGTTTTCCGGAGCATGAAATCGCAGCATCCGACAAAGAAAAGGTGAGTAATTTGGTACCACTAGTTCCTACACACGGAATCATCCAATCTTCTGAAGCAGAGTATTGTGGTATTTGTTCAAATCCCATTTTCACTGTCTATCTGGATTCTGTTGGAAATGTGGCGAAAGTAGAGGTTGATGAAGACGAGGTCTTGAGTAGAAGATCAGGTCTTGATGATTTGGAATTAGTGAGTTCTAGGCTGCAGAAGGTTTTGGAAGATCAG ATTTCAGGATCAGACAAACTTGTACAATTACAAGCCAAATTTAAGAATGCACTTGAGGAAGCAGTTTTAGCAGAAAATGGGGTCGAGAATAATTGTAGAGATGCTGAAATCAGCTGCCCAGATTCCTCTGCGCCTTAA